From Coriobacteriaceae bacterium, a single genomic window includes:
- a CDS encoding YggS family pyridoxal phosphate-dependent enzyme: MDNYLDLMRARREQILERFYAALDRAGRPHDAARLIAVSKTVGVDETVAAIQAGYRHFAENRPQELVRKLTGLAEHPELPEVRFDMIGNLQTNKINAVLGSAELIHSVGSLHLAQAISSRAVRKIEAGELAGPQRMLIEVNVSGEESKGGFSPDEIRAAAGELAELEGICVQGLMTMAPRGNKDVARRTFAGLRELRDELEAAHPDLNLPELSCGMSEDFEPALEEGSTLVRLGRVVFSPEFAVK; the protein is encoded by the coding sequence ATGGATAACTATTTGGACTTGATGCGCGCTCGCCGCGAGCAGATTCTGGAACGTTTTTATGCGGCGCTCGATCGCGCGGGCCGTCCCCACGACGCCGCGCGCCTCATTGCCGTGTCCAAGACCGTTGGTGTCGATGAGACCGTTGCCGCCATCCAGGCGGGGTATCGCCATTTTGCCGAGAATCGCCCGCAGGAGCTGGTTCGCAAGCTCACAGGTTTGGCGGAGCATCCGGAGCTGCCCGAGGTGCGCTTCGATATGATCGGCAACCTGCAGACCAATAAGATCAATGCGGTGCTGGGCTCAGCCGAGCTGATTCACTCGGTGGGTTCGCTGCATCTGGCGCAGGCGATCTCGAGCCGTGCTGTCCGCAAGATTGAGGCAGGCGAGCTCGCCGGCCCCCAGCGTATGCTCATCGAGGTCAATGTGAGTGGTGAGGAGTCGAAGGGAGGCTTTTCGCCCGATGAGATTCGCGCCGCCGCGGGTGAGCTTGCGGAACTTGAGGGAATTTGCGTACAGGGGCTTATGACTATGGCGCCCCGGGGGAATAAGGACGTGGCACGCCGCACCTTTGCGGGGCTTCGTGAGCTGAGGGATGAGCTGGAGGCGGCGCATCCCGATTTGAACCTGCCTGAGCTTTCCTGCGGCATGAGCGAGGACTTTGAGCCTGCCCTTGAGGAGGGCTCTACGCTCGTTCGCCTGGGCAGGGTAGTATTTAGCCCGGAGTTTGCAGTAAAATAA
- a CDS encoding cell division protein SepF — MGFLDEIKNKMHLGGQQGYDQGYGQDDDYGYDDGYDDSYQGNGYSGASGEGFYTQDEPSNGLLGQTRRGEAESVAVYTRSGQLVGDDSRHATTYNPPSRSQDSVASGYRPGAYDTPSSYAENTRARAAAAPAPAPSDASAYASNIINATPQLPAYVLRPESYDDVETVVRRVRTKQPVALIFVGVRTEVAKRVLDFSYGFACGLGATVKEVGDRVFMVLPAGCEVKDSDLKKLRADGYLK, encoded by the coding sequence ATGGGCTTCCTTGACGAGATTAAAAATAAGATGCACCTGGGCGGCCAGCAGGGTTACGACCAGGGTTATGGCCAGGACGACGACTACGGCTACGATGACGGCTATGACGATAGTTATCAGGGCAACGGCTACAGCGGTGCTTCGGGCGAGGGCTTCTACACCCAAGACGAGCCGAGCAACGGCCTGCTTGGCCAGACGCGCCGCGGTGAAGCTGAGTCGGTTGCCGTGTATACGCGCTCCGGTCAGCTGGTCGGCGATGACTCCCGCCATGCCACGACGTATAACCCGCCTTCGCGCTCGCAGGACAGTGTTGCGAGCGGTTATCGTCCTGGTGCCTATGACACGCCGTCGAGCTACGCCGAGAACACCCGCGCCCGTGCCGCCGCTGCGCCCGCGCCTGCACCGAGCGATGCCTCGGCCTATGCGAGCAATATCATCAACGCCACACCGCAGCTGCCGGCCTATGTCCTGCGCCCCGAGAGCTATGACGACGTGGAGACCGTGGTGCGCCGCGTTCGCACCAAGCAGCCTGTCGCACTGATTTTTGTGGGCGTACGCACCGAAGTTGCCAAGCGCGTCTTGGACTTCTCTTACGGCTTTGCCTGCGGTCTGGGTGCCACGGTCAAGGAGGTGGGCGACCGCGTGTTCATGGTGCTGCCCGCCGGTTGCGAGGTCAAAGATTCCGATCTCAAGAAGCTTCGTGCCGACGGCTACCTTAAGTAA
- a CDS encoding YggT family protein: MFNFYSTLIVVYCFMTWIPMKQGGLLQDIAAVLDSVCGPWLNLFRRFIPPMGGIDFSPVVAIIALQLVQRLVLQLLIGILV, translated from the coding sequence CTGTTCAACTTCTATTCCACGCTCATTGTCGTCTACTGCTTTATGACGTGGATTCCCATGAAGCAGGGCGGTTTGCTTCAGGATATTGCCGCGGTGCTTGATAGCGTGTGCGGTCCGTGGCTCAACCTGTTCCGTCGTTTCATCCCGCCGATGGGCGGTATCGATTTTTCGCCGGTCGTTGCGATTATTGCGTTGCAGTTGGTGCAGAGGCTGGTTCTGCAGCTTCTTATAGGTATACTCGTGTAG
- a CDS encoding DivIVA domain-containing protein, whose translation MAITPADIQAQTFSEAKRGYDPAEVDVFLETLSSEVDAMLAKIVDLKGRLTATEQQLADAQAQLAQAQDAPAQAVPAAPVAAPAPDFSAQERQISAALIAAQQTAETIVNDANENAERIRNEADAKAREVIRQALTEKQAELEEIDRLKASREEFKAEYLKLIQHFMDDAQNSFPADLMASTPVGSAASPAVTVPAEPLPVADPVVPVADPFAPIDNFAADDLD comes from the coding sequence ATGGCTATTACCCCTGCAGACATCCAGGCTCAGACGTTCTCTGAGGCCAAGCGTGGCTACGATCCTGCTGAGGTCGACGTCTTCTTGGAGACGCTGTCCTCTGAGGTTGACGCTATGCTCGCTAAGATCGTCGACCTTAAGGGTCGTCTGACTGCTACCGAGCAGCAGCTTGCCGATGCGCAGGCTCAGCTTGCCCAGGCTCAGGATGCCCCCGCCCAGGCCGTTCCTGCCGCCCCCGTGGCTGCTCCCGCCCCTGACTTCTCCGCTCAGGAGCGCCAGATTTCCGCTGCCCTGATCGCTGCCCAGCAGACCGCTGAGACCATCGTCAACGATGCCAATGAGAACGCTGAGCGTATTCGCAACGAGGCTGACGCCAAGGCCCGCGAGGTTATCCGCCAGGCTCTGACCGAAAAGCAGGCTGAGCTCGAGGAGATCGATCGTCTCAAGGCTTCTCGTGAGGAGTTCAAGGCCGAGTATCTCAAGCTCATCCAGCACTTCATGGACGATGCCCAGAACTCCTTCCCGGCCGACCTCATGGCCTCCACGCCGGTCGGTTCTGCCGCTTCTCCTGCGGTGACTGTTCCCGCCGAGCCGCTGCCCGTCGCTGACCCGGTTGTCCCCGTGGCCGATCCCTTCGCCCCGATCGACAACTTCGCTGCCGACGACCTGGACTAA